The following are encoded in a window of Sutcliffiella horikoshii genomic DNA:
- a CDS encoding ThuA domain-containing protein, translated as MIRVTVWNENRHEQTNEKVREVYPEGIHGAIASFLKEEDYEVRTATLDEPEHGLTEEVLNNTDVLLWWGHVAHDDVSDEIVTRVKNRVLDGMGLIVLHSGHFSKIFKTLMGTTCDLKWREADEKERIWVVSPGHPIAEGIGEHIDIEREEMYGEHFDIPDPDELVFVSWFEGGEVFRSGCTYKRGRGKVFYFRPGHETYPTYYHEKVQKVIKNAVNWAKPTTIGDVYYGNAKPLEEIKSK; from the coding sequence ATGATCAGAGTAACTGTATGGAATGAAAACCGCCATGAACAAACAAACGAAAAGGTGAGAGAAGTATACCCAGAAGGTATCCACGGTGCCATCGCTTCCTTCCTAAAAGAAGAAGACTACGAAGTAAGAACCGCTACATTGGATGAGCCAGAACACGGACTTACCGAAGAAGTGCTAAACAACACTGACGTTCTTTTATGGTGGGGCCATGTGGCGCATGACGATGTGAGCGATGAAATCGTTACTCGCGTAAAGAATAGAGTACTAGACGGAATGGGATTGATCGTTCTTCACTCTGGTCATTTCTCTAAGATCTTTAAAACATTGATGGGTACAACTTGTGACCTGAAATGGAGAGAAGCGGACGAGAAAGAACGCATCTGGGTCGTATCACCAGGCCATCCAATCGCAGAAGGAATCGGGGAGCACATTGATATCGAGCGCGAAGAAATGTATGGCGAGCACTTCGATATTCCAGATCCGGACGAGCTAGTATTTGTGAGCTGGTTTGAAGGTGGAGAGGTATTCCGCAGCGGTTGCACATATAAGCGCGGAAGAGGGAAAGTATTTTACTTCCGTCCAGGACATGAAACATACCCGACTTACTATCATGAAAAAGTACAAAAAGTTATCAAGAATGCCGTTAACTGGGCAAAACCGACAACAATCGGCGATGTATATTACGGAAATGCAAAACCATTAGAAGAAATCAAAAGCAAATAA